The Sphingopyxis sp. BE259 nucleotide sequence ATCCCCGGCAACGGGGTGGACAGAACCCGGCTTACAGACCCTCTGGCAACTCTCTCCCCGGCGCCGCGCGGAACCGCCCGTGCCGGGGCCGCGTTACAAGCGGACGATTTGGAAGGGAAATGCACCATGAAAGTCGTCGATGACCATGTCGAAGTGACCGAGACCGAGGCGAGCGGCGGCGTCAAGGGTCACAATGTCCGCTATGTTCTTGCCTTCTCGCTGATCGCGGTGGTGATTGTGATGTCTGCGATCTGGATCGTTCCGGCGTTGATGCAGCCCTGAACCAGCGGTGAGTTTCCGCTTTTCTACACCGGGCCGTTGACCTACGATCTTCATGATGGGTCGGAGAATGGGGAATAGCGCGATTTCAGAGTGAAGTTGCGCAGAATTCCGCCATTTCTTGAGCGGGCGCCAACGGCCGCCAAACGGGGGTAGGGATGACCAAGCGAGCGCGTATCGGCGCATTTTGTGCGACGGTCTTGGTTGCGCTTGTGGCGGCGCCGAATATCGCCGCGCAGCCGTCTCTCGCTTGCGGCGAGGCACCGCTCCGCGGCGAACGGGTTGCGCTGCTGATCGGCAACAGCGCCTATAATGACTGGGAATGGCCGTCGCTGAAAAACGCGGTCAATGACATCGATTATGTCTGCGCTGCCTTTGCCAAGGCGGGGATCGCGCCGCGGATCGTCCGCAACGCCGACATGCCGACGCTCGATGCCGAACTGACGCGCTTTGCCGCGGAAGCACGGGGCGCGAAATCGGTGATCGTCTATTATGCCGGACACGGGTTTGAATATGGCGGCCGCAACTGGCTGGTGCCGATGGAGGCGCCGCCCGCGACGCGCCGCGCCGACATTGAAAAACGCTATCTGTCGATAGAGCAAGCGGTCAAGCGCGTGGTCCCGCCGGGCGCTTTCACATTATTGTTCGTCGATGCCTGCCGCACCGCAGAGCCTGTGGTGCGGATCGAAGATGTCAATGTTGCCGCGGGCGATGCTCCGTCGGCGCCGCTCGGGCTGCTCGACATCGGGCAGGGGGCGGTGTTTTACTCGACCGCGAAAGGACGACCCGCGCTCGATTTCGCGCCGGTGGGGTCGCCGGTCAGTCCCTTTGCCGCCGCGGTGGTCAAGGAATTGGGCATCCCGGGGCTGGAAATATCGGATTATTTCAAGGTCGTGTCGCGCGAAGTTTACAAGCGAACGCACGGCATGGAGATGGGACCGCAGCAGCCGTTTCATTATGGCAGCTGGTTCGACGATTATTATCTGGTCGCGCCGCCCGAGATCGCTTCGGCATCGGTCGCTCCCGCACCGGCCTTTGCCGCTGCCGTAGCCCCTGCCGCGACCGCCGCGCGCGGTGCGGCAAAGCCTGTCGTCGATCCGCTCGCCGATATTTCGCTCGACCGGCTGGCGATCGAGGACGAGCCGGTGCTGATCGCCGACGTTCTTTCGCGTCACTCCGCCAGCGAACTGATCGCGCTCGCCGATGGCGGGCATCCGCTGGCGCAGCAGCTGGCGGGATATATGTTTTCGCTCGGCGTCGGGCTCAAGCGCGATCTGTCGCGGGCGCGGGGGTATCTCGAGGCATCGGCGGCGCAGGGATTCCCGTCGGGCCAGCAGGAGCTGGCGTATTTGCTGCTCGAAAATGATCCATCACCTGCGGACGTCCAGCGTGCCTATGATCTGTATGTTGCGGCATCGGACGCGGGCTTTTCCAAAGCGAAGACACATCTCGCCTACCGGCTGGCGGCTGGCACGTTTGGCGTCCCCGACCTGGCCCGCTCGCAGGCGCTCTATGCCGAGGCGGCAGAGAAGGGGCATCCGGCGGCGATCTTTGCGCTGACCTATTTCGCCGATACTCGCGCCGCCAACCTCGCGCGGTTGCGAACGATAGCTGCCACGGGCAATCCTGAGGGCAATCACTGGCTGTGCGAAGCGCATTTTGCCGCGAGGACGTTGCCCGGCGCGATCGAGGATTGCGGAGTCGCGGCGCGCGCGGGGTTTGCGGGGTCGCGGGCGATTTTGGCCGATGCCTATGCCAAAGGGGTGGGGGTGAGCACCGATGCCAAGGAGGCGGCGCATTGGGCGAAGCTGGCGCGCGACCTGCCCGAATTGCGCAAGGACCAGCGCGAGCTGATTGCGGGGATCGGGGAGTAGCTCAGTTCGTCATCCCGGCGAAGGCCGGGATGACGATAATCAGGTCGGATAGCGGATCGCCATCACTTCCCACTCCTTCGGCCCCGCCGGCAGCTGGACGACCCGCAAATCACCGACCGCGGCACCGCGCAGCGCCCGGGCCAGAGGACTGTTCCAGCCGATCCGGCCGTCGCCCGCCTCGGCTTCATCGTCGCCGACCAGGGTGACGGTGCGCCGCGCGTCATCATCGTCGGCCAGCTCGATGGTGGCGCCGAACCAGATGCGGCTCCTGTCGGGCTGCTCGGCGGGATCGACGACACGCGCCGCCTTCATCCGCCGCGCCAGAAACGACAGCCGCCGGTCGATTTCGCGCAGTCGCTTGCGGCCATAGATATAGTCGCCATTCTCGCTGCGGTCGCCATTGCCGGCGGCCCAGCTGATCACCTCGACCAGCTTTGGCCGCTCGTCGCCGAGCAGCGCGTCATATTCGGCGCGCAACGCGGCAAAGCCGGTCGGCGAGATGATGTTCGTCTTGTCCCCCGCCACGCAGCCTTAACCCGGTGTGCGTTTGCCGAGGTAGAAGCTGAGCGGTGCCTGCGGCAACACTTTGCCCGGTTGCAGCGTGTCATATACGACCGCGTTTTCCAGCACGCGCTGCACATAGTTCTTGGTTTCAAAGATCGGGATCGCCTCGATCCAGTCGAGCATTTCGATCGATCCGGTGCGCGGATCGCCATTGGCCCGCAGCCATTTGTTCACATTGCCCGGACCGGCGTTGTATGCGGCGACCGCAAGCGGATAGCTGCCGCCATAATAGCGCAGCATCTGCTGGAAATAGGTCGACCCCAGCATCATGTTGTAATTGGTGTCGGTGGTCAGCGCCTCGCGGTTGTACGACAGGCCGAGCTTGCCCGCGACCTCGTTTGCGGTGCCGGGCATCAGCTGCATCATGCCGCGCGCGCCCGCATGGCTGATCGCGGCGCGGTCGAACTGGCTTTCCTGCCGGGTGATGGCGTGGATGAAAGTCCAATTGCCTTCGTGCCCTGCGGGGACGCGGACGGTTGGGAAACCCGCCACCTCGACCGCATCCAGGCTGTTCGCCTGCGCGCTGCGCCCGATCATCACGCCCAGGTCGGGGCGACCGATCTGCGATGCCAGTTGACCGGCCAGGACATGGTCGGCGGGCGTCGTCGCCTTTTGCGCCAGCGCGCGCAGGAACAGCGACTGTTCGCGCCACGCGCCGATTTCGCCGAGCGCGCGCGCCGCGCGCACGAGCCGGTCGTCGCCAAAGGCGCGTTTTTCGTCCTCGCTGACCCGGATGGTCGGGTTTGGGGTCGGCTTGGGCTGCGGACGACTGAGCCGTTCCAGCGCCAGCTGGCCATAAAATTGATCGTAATGCTGCGCGGCATCGGCGAAATGCGCGTTCGCCGCCGAGCGGTCGCCCGCCGCGAGTGCGGCGCGGCCCGCCCAATAAAAACCCTTGGTGCGCGTCTGCGCCGATCGGGCGGCTTCGCCATAGGCGCGGTACAGCGCCACTGCTTCGGAGGGACGGCGAAGATCCTTGTACGCGAGCTGCCCGGCAAGCCAAGCGAGCGAGGTGTAATCGTCGCGCACGCTGAGCGGCGTTTCGCGGATCGCGGTGCCGGGCGGGAAGGCGTCGCTGATCTGCCGCGCGATATTATAGGCGGTCAGCTTGTCGCCGCCGCTGTCGGCCTGGCGCGCGTTGGTGAGCAGCGTTTCGATCCACTCCTCGGGATCCGTCGGTGCTTTGGCGAGCGCGCGCGGGGCGGCGAGCAGGGCGCGCGCTTCGCCGACGCGCCCGGTCTGGCGCAGCCAGGTCGCCTTGTCGGTAATGTAACCGGCGTCGCTGCGGATCAGCGACGGGTTGGCGCTTTCGACTGCCGAGGCCTGGAACGCGGCATCCACCGCGCTGCTGCGCATTGCAAGGCGCGCGGCAAAGACGCTGCGCCGTTCGGGCGACGTATAGGCGAGCTGGCGGCTGGCCGCGCCAGTGGCGCCCGACCATAGCAGCCGGTCCATCCGCGCATCATGATCGGCGACCGACAGCGCGCCGGGAAACAGGCTGAGCGCGCGGCTGACCTCATATTCGTCGAGCGTCCCGCCGGTCCACGCGCGGCG carries:
- a CDS encoding lytic transglycosylase domain-containing protein, whose amino-acid sequence is MAAMITLPRISRLALAFALLVPTAANASELTPEQMAWYRAQMGLASTSGPPPSTNSVGDAVMEWRRLTANSGASFDQLSRFLMTNRGWPDADKMRTRAEKSIAIDSFDPARTLAYFQAYPPQTPSGHLRYAMALNASGRRDDANAAVRRAWTGGTLDEYEVSRALSLFPGALSVADHDARMDRLLWSGATGAASRQLAYTSPERRSVFAARLAMRSSAVDAAFQASAVESANPSLIRSDAGYITDKATWLRQTGRVGEARALLAAPRALAKAPTDPEEWIETLLTNARQADSGGDKLTAYNIARQISDAFPPGTAIRETPLSVRDDYTSLAWLAGQLAYKDLRRPSEAVALYRAYGEAARSAQTRTKGFYWAGRAALAAGDRSAANAHFADAAQHYDQFYGQLALERLSRPQPKPTPNPTIRVSEDEKRAFGDDRLVRAARALGEIGAWREQSLFLRALAQKATTPADHVLAGQLASQIGRPDLGVMIGRSAQANSLDAVEVAGFPTVRVPAGHEGNWTFIHAITRQESQFDRAAISHAGARGMMQLMPGTANEVAGKLGLSYNREALTTDTNYNMMLGSTYFQQMLRYYGGSYPLAVAAYNAGPGNVNKWLRANGDPRTGSIEMLDWIEAIPIFETKNYVQRVLENAVVYDTLQPGKVLPQAPLSFYLGKRTPG
- a CDS encoding caspase family protein; translation: MTKRARIGAFCATVLVALVAAPNIAAQPSLACGEAPLRGERVALLIGNSAYNDWEWPSLKNAVNDIDYVCAAFAKAGIAPRIVRNADMPTLDAELTRFAAEARGAKSVIVYYAGHGFEYGGRNWLVPMEAPPATRRADIEKRYLSIEQAVKRVVPPGAFTLLFVDACRTAEPVVRIEDVNVAAGDAPSAPLGLLDIGQGAVFYSTAKGRPALDFAPVGSPVSPFAAAVVKELGIPGLEISDYFKVVSREVYKRTHGMEMGPQQPFHYGSWFDDYYLVAPPEIASASVAPAPAFAAAVAPAATAARGAAKPVVDPLADISLDRLAIEDEPVLIADVLSRHSASELIALADGGHPLAQQLAGYMFSLGVGLKRDLSRARGYLEASAAQGFPSGQQELAYLLLENDPSPADVQRAYDLYVAASDAGFSKAKTHLAYRLAAGTFGVPDLARSQALYAEAAEKGHPAAIFALTYFADTRAANLARLRTIAATGNPEGNHWLCEAHFAARTLPGAIEDCGVAARAGFAGSRAILADAYAKGVGVSTDAKEAAHWAKLARDLPELRKDQRELIAGIGE
- the greB gene encoding transcription elongation factor GreB — encoded protein: MAGDKTNIISPTGFAALRAEYDALLGDERPKLVEVISWAAGNGDRSENGDYIYGRKRLREIDRRLSFLARRMKAARVVDPAEQPDRSRIWFGATIELADDDDARRTVTLVGDDEAEAGDGRIGWNSPLARALRGAAVGDLRVVQLPAGPKEWEVMAIRYPT